The following are encoded together in the Neomonachus schauinslandi chromosome X, ASM220157v2, whole genome shotgun sequence genome:
- the BRS3 gene encoding bombesin receptor subtype-3: MSQRQPQSPNETLIPITNDTESSSSLVPNDTTNKGRTGDNSPGIEALCAIYITYAVIISVGILGNAILIKVFFKTKSMQTVPNIFITSLAFGDLLLLLTCVPVDATHYLAEGWLFGRIGCKVLSFIRLTSVGVSVFTLTILSADRYKAIVKPLERQPSNAILKTCAKAGCVWIVSMIIALPEAIFSNVYTLQDPNKNMTLEACTSYPVSEKLMQEIHSLLCFLVFYIIPLSIISVYYSLIARTLYKSTLNIPTEEQSHARKQIESRKRIAKTVLVLVALFALCWLPNHLLYLYHSFTYQTYVDPSAIHFIVTIFSRVLAFSNSCVNPFALYWLSKTFQQHFKAQLFCCKAELPDPPPADTPLNNLAVMGRVPGAGSSQVSEISVTLFTGCNAKKEDDRV; the protein is encoded by the exons ATGTCTCAAAGACAGCCACAGTCACCTAATGAGACTTTAATTCCAATCACAAATGACACAGAATCATCAAGCTCTCTCGTTCCTAATGATACCACAAATAAAGGACGGACCGGAGACAACTCTCCAGGAATAGAAGCTTTGTGTGCCATCTACATCACTTATGCTGTGATCATTTCAGTGGGCATCCTTGGAAATGCTATTCTCATCAAAGTCTTTTTCAAGACCAAATCCATGCAAACCGttccaaatattttcatcaccagCCTGGCTTTTGGAGATCTGCTACTTCTGCTAACTTGTGTGCCAGTGGATGCAACCCACTACCTTGCAGAAGGATGGCTGTTCGGGAGAATTGGCTGTAAGGTGCTTTCTTTTATCCGGCTCACTTCTGTTGGTGTATCAGTGTTCACGTTAACAATTCTCAGTGCTGACAG ATACAAGGCGATTGTGAAGCCACTGGAGCGGCAGCCCTCCAACGCCATCCTGAAGACCTGTGCCAAAGCTGGCTGCGTCTGGATCGTGTCTATGATAATTGCTCTGCCAGAGgctatattttcaaatgtatatactCTTCAAGATCCCAACAAAAATATGACACTTGAAGCGTGTACCTCTTATCCTGTTTCTGAGAAGCTCATGCAAGAGATACATTCTCTGCTGTGCTTCTTGGTGTTCTATATTATCCCACTCTCGATTATCTCTGTCTATTATTCTCTGATTGCTAGGACTCTTTACAAAAGCACCTTGAACATCCCTACTGAGGAACAAAGCCATGCCCGCAAGCAG ATCGAATCCCGGAAGAGAATTGCCAAAACCGTACTGGTGCTGGTGGCTCTGTTTGCTCTCTGCTGGTTGCCGAATCACCTCTTGTACCTCTACCACTCATTCACCTATCAAACCTACGTGGACCCCTCTGCCATTCATTTTATTGTCACCATCTTCTCTCGGGTTCTGGCTTTCAGCAATTCTTGTGTAAACCCCTTTGCTCTTTACTGGCTGAGCAAAACCTTCCAGCAGCATTTTAAAGCTCAGTTATTCTGTTGCAAGGCAGAGCTGCCTGACCCTCCTCCCGCTGATACCCCCCTTAACAACCTGGCTGTGATGGGAAGGGTCCCAGGCGCTGGAAGCTCGCAGGTATCTGAAATCAGTGTGACCTTGTTCACTGGGTGCAATGCGAAGAAGGAAGATGACAGAGTCTag